From one Microbulbifer sp. A4B17 genomic stretch:
- a CDS encoding PepSY domain-containing protein, with protein sequence MRVELIKTYKSVHTWTGILAGLFLYIAFIAGALTMFKGPLNQWALQPETTLPSISVNQYDSLISEVLQAHPEAAKQMTVQLPLAGLKAAPVSWEIEDEETHGHTLWYASFNEKGELITQSFTVSAIGEFVDHLHRTAGIPGGEGHDAFGTYVLGVVAALYFVALISGLIVFLPTWFKDLLVLRKGKNRKRYWLDFHNVLGITSLPFHLIIAFTAFVFAFHDPLYGALRVAVYGDSPMFTRPAPAEVKSFSELVPVAELETAIQEREPKFQMAEILYMGLDTRSPRMRVGGLMHGEVVRGAEYAYVLGNPYLREVPYSSILPSNFNGYSGTVVSIFSLHFGNFGGNAVRWIYFALGIMGALIFFTGNLLWIESRRKKRRGQDELPVQTTSSMVMARLTVGVGLGTILGIAVSMLTVKWLPHAQVDIEFWQKAAYYSGFFLAVAWAFIRRPMVAARQLLIFCTATIVLIPISSLIKGELLGAVTPVWAVDLVALLIGISFILVLACLRKRQSKIEPDSVWSEIAEQSDIENDIASPLPNTHPQASG encoded by the coding sequence ATGCGCGTTGAATTGATTAAAACTTATAAAAGCGTGCATACCTGGACCGGTATTCTTGCGGGCCTGTTTCTGTATATCGCTTTTATCGCTGGTGCCCTGACCATGTTTAAAGGGCCACTCAATCAATGGGCCCTGCAGCCTGAAACCACACTGCCAAGTATTTCTGTCAATCAGTATGACAGCCTTATTTCTGAGGTTTTGCAGGCACATCCGGAAGCAGCAAAACAGATGACCGTCCAATTGCCGCTGGCGGGTCTGAAGGCTGCGCCGGTGAGTTGGGAAATAGAGGACGAAGAAACCCATGGCCATACTCTCTGGTATGCGAGTTTCAATGAGAAAGGGGAGCTGATCACTCAGAGCTTTACGGTTTCCGCCATTGGCGAATTTGTCGACCATTTACATCGCACCGCTGGTATTCCCGGTGGTGAGGGCCACGATGCTTTTGGTACTTATGTATTGGGTGTTGTGGCGGCACTGTATTTTGTGGCGCTGATTTCGGGCCTGATTGTTTTCCTGCCCACTTGGTTTAAGGATTTATTGGTACTCCGAAAGGGTAAGAACCGCAAGCGTTACTGGCTGGATTTTCACAATGTACTGGGTATCACCTCGCTGCCATTTCACCTGATTATCGCTTTTACCGCCTTTGTATTTGCCTTCCATGATCCGCTTTATGGTGCCCTGCGCGTGGCGGTTTACGGTGACTCCCCTATGTTCACTCGCCCGGCGCCAGCAGAGGTGAAGAGCTTCTCTGAGCTGGTACCGGTGGCAGAATTGGAAACTGCGATTCAGGAGCGGGAGCCTAAGTTCCAGATGGCGGAAATCCTCTATATGGGCCTGGATACCCGTTCCCCGCGTATGCGGGTTGGTGGACTAATGCACGGTGAAGTAGTGCGTGGCGCTGAGTACGCCTATGTGCTCGGAAATCCTTACCTGCGGGAGGTTCCTTATAGCAGTATTCTACCCAGTAACTTCAATGGGTATAGCGGCACGGTAGTGAGTATTTTTTCACTTCACTTCGGCAATTTTGGTGGAAATGCCGTGCGCTGGATTTATTTTGCACTTGGTATTATGGGTGCACTGATATTTTTCACTGGTAACCTGCTTTGGATAGAAAGTCGCCGTAAAAAGCGCAGGGGGCAAGATGAGCTGCCTGTGCAAACAACTTCATCAATGGTTATGGCAAGGCTGACAGTCGGTGTGGGACTGGGCACAATCCTGGGTATAGCTGTGAGTATGTTGACGGTTAAGTGGCTGCCTCACGCGCAGGTGGATATTGAGTTCTGGCAAAAAGCTGCTTATTACTCAGGCTTCTTTCTTGCGGTGGCCTGGGCATTTATACGCCGGCCAATGGTTGCCGCGCGACAGCTCCTTATTTTCTGCACCGCTACAATCGTGCTGATTCCTATCAGCTCCTTAATAAAAGGCGAGTTGTTGGGAGCTGTTACCCCGGTATGGGCAGTTGATCTTGTCGCTCTGCTTATTGGGATATCTTTTATTCTGGTTTTGGCGTGTTTGCGCAAGCGCCAATCAAAAATTGAGCCGGATAGTGTTTGGTCTGAAATTGCGGAGCAATCTGATATAGAGAATGACATTGCAAGTCCGCTGCCTAACACTCACCCACAGGCATCGGGTTAA
- a CDS encoding right-handed parallel beta-helix repeat-containing protein, with amino-acid sequence MSTLLMVFPLASLAEVECRDIITTAEVLTENLICSDTPALTIEGPTGSLNMNGFTLECRAPDRGIDLLGTGAVLSNGIIEDCSIGVFVNGDGFHSVQSMTIQDSFDIGILLLSENNTVSGSTVTGSINRAIDILGANNSVIGNFIFDNQGGAPRGIAIGGDNAFVSQNFCDDNEGAGIVIESSSGGLVIQNVVTNNSQTGISMEGGGQSDYLVAGNIATDNPDGDLVDSNPDACMSTNLWYGNIFDTADPSCLE; translated from the coding sequence ATGTCGACATTGTTGATGGTTTTTCCACTGGCTTCTTTAGCCGAGGTTGAGTGTAGAGATATTATAACGACAGCAGAGGTGCTTACAGAAAACTTAATTTGTAGTGATACTCCGGCTTTAACGATTGAGGGGCCAACCGGTAGTTTAAATATGAATGGATTTACCTTGGAATGCAGGGCGCCGGATAGGGGGATTGATTTGTTAGGCACAGGCGCTGTACTTTCAAATGGAATAATAGAAGATTGCTCTATTGGAGTTTTTGTGAATGGCGATGGTTTTCATAGTGTGCAGTCGATGACGATTCAAGATAGTTTTGATATTGGTATTTTGTTATTGAGTGAAAATAACACTGTTAGTGGCTCTACGGTTACCGGATCTATTAATCGTGCAATAGATATTCTAGGTGCAAATAATAGTGTGATAGGGAATTTTATTTTCGATAATCAGGGAGGAGCACCCAGGGGGATAGCAATTGGTGGTGATAATGCATTTGTTTCCCAGAACTTTTGTGATGACAATGAGGGTGCTGGTATTGTAATTGAATCCTCTTCAGGCGGCCTGGTTATCCAGAATGTAGTAACAAATAATAGTCAAACAGGCATATCAATGGAGGGAGGAGGGCAAAGTGATTATTTGGTTGCCGGAAACATAGCAACGGATAACCCAGATGGAGATTTAGTTGATAGTAACCCTGACGCCTGTATGTCTACCAACTTATGGTATGGGAATATTTTCGATACAGCTGATCCTAGCTGCTTAGAGTAA
- a CDS encoding MFS transporter, whose amino-acid sequence MNKHVKPNFHYLSYGLATVSYMTLMLSMPLSDAITSSLGVQSSHIQLGISMLYLMFSISAIVISILSDLFSAERTLKYAQLMSIFGLFIIANTHSLTTFYLGCALVGGGTGCYSSIGRSVMLRHAQNPEAVKKRTSFISLTIIVAPILS is encoded by the coding sequence TTGAATAAGCACGTTAAACCCAATTTTCACTATCTCTCTTATGGCTTGGCAACCGTCAGTTATATGACGCTGATGCTATCTATGCCATTAAGCGATGCTATTACTTCAAGCTTAGGAGTTCAGAGCAGTCACATTCAATTGGGGATTAGTATGCTTTATTTAATGTTCTCAATCTCCGCTATTGTAATTAGCATCCTGTCTGACCTTTTTAGTGCTGAACGTACCTTGAAGTACGCCCAACTAATGTCAATTTTCGGACTCTTTATTATCGCAAACACACACAGTCTAACCACTTTCTACCTGGGATGTGCTTTAGTGGGAGGCGGCACAGGATGTTACTCGTCTATAGGACGCTCAGTGATGTTGCGGCACGCCCAAAATCCAGAAGCGGTTAAGAAACGAACTTCATTCATTTCATTGACCATTATTGTCGCCCCAATTTTATCTTAA
- a CDS encoding thiamine pyrophosphate-dependent enzyme, with protein sequence MTSSLGNWASFGSGFPIATRIAVASPKSRVICLDGNGSFGVDSSINGAEDHTESDFA encoded by the coding sequence ATTACTTCAAGTCTGGGTAACTGGGCGTCTTTCGGTTCAGGCTTCCCCATCGCTACCCGCATAGCCGTTGCAAGTCCGAAGAGCAGAGTAATATGCCTGGATGGTAATGGTTCATTTGGTGTTGATAGCAGTATAAACGGCGCAGAAGATCATACTGAAAGTGACTTTGCATAA
- a CDS encoding TonB-dependent receptor, giving the protein MYKRQLLSKAVSLTILTSIGATAIAAEEKKDEYAPQAMENVIVIGEKTERSLKETTSSVSVITEETLNSMQHLSITDAVSNISNVVVLSGATPDIRGVSGNGSATGFNSFSGGAKARVSTLIDGVAEPFVADLTGDSGIWDVEQIEVFRGPQSTSNGRNSIAGSVFIKTKDPSFDWEGAARVGYRDQDGYIDTSGMISGPIIEDTLAFRLTAQQLTGDTISNAEEYEGNPADFDLNTLETQRLKGKLLWTPSEKLKTLFTVSTNSEEGNTGRMYYTLTGVDDYETYFYRDMDTESTTTSIKVDYQINDDISIEILTAYMDYQWGFDSYEEEASSEQYVRMDEQNITLDAKLNFGLTSDTLHGFIGFAHFEREQDFNSSGSTTYFGDDESTSTALYGEVTYALTDRLNLISGLRVEKEEQDRYFHFTAYGEPTNDPLNTNETITLPKIALQYDLTEDTVISASARKGYNSAGGALALLSGTQGTSSYHYYYYDEETVNTYELAVRSSLANGTISLSGNLFFNEYSGYQALNSSRVIINMDEVETYGAEVEAIAMLTPQWELRAGLGLLETEITDAGAEYSDANGNELNSAPNITANLSTKYWITDAINLGISANYVGEYYGDFTNTEERVAGDYVLTRLNANYEGQDWSISAYINNAFDEEGYLTVEPVGARYPDGYVAIVEPRNIGVSATYHF; this is encoded by the coding sequence ATGTATAAACGCCAACTGCTCAGCAAAGCCGTTTCACTGACTATTCTCACTTCTATCGGAGCGACTGCGATCGCCGCGGAAGAAAAAAAGGATGAGTACGCACCGCAGGCAATGGAAAATGTCATTGTTATTGGCGAAAAAACAGAGCGCTCCCTCAAGGAAACCACGTCTTCGGTATCCGTGATTACCGAAGAAACCTTAAATAGCATGCAACACCTGAGCATCACCGATGCGGTGTCCAATATCTCTAACGTAGTAGTACTTTCCGGCGCTACTCCGGATATTCGCGGTGTGTCCGGTAACGGTTCAGCCACCGGCTTTAACTCTTTCTCTGGTGGCGCCAAAGCCCGAGTTTCTACCCTGATCGATGGTGTCGCCGAGCCATTTGTCGCAGATCTCACGGGTGATTCCGGTATTTGGGATGTGGAACAAATTGAAGTATTCCGTGGCCCCCAGTCGACCAGTAATGGGCGCAATAGTATTGCCGGTTCTGTATTTATCAAAACCAAAGATCCCAGCTTTGACTGGGAAGGTGCAGCTCGCGTAGGTTACCGCGACCAGGACGGCTATATCGATACTTCCGGTATGATTTCCGGCCCAATTATTGAGGACACGCTCGCATTCCGCCTGACCGCCCAGCAACTGACTGGCGACACAATCAGCAATGCCGAAGAGTATGAAGGCAACCCCGCTGACTTCGACCTGAACACACTGGAAACCCAGCGCCTAAAAGGAAAGCTGCTGTGGACCCCCAGCGAAAAACTAAAGACACTGTTTACTGTGTCCACTAACAGCGAAGAGGGAAACACCGGGCGTATGTACTACACCCTGACCGGTGTGGATGACTACGAGACCTACTTCTATCGCGATATGGACACCGAATCCACAACTACCAGCATTAAAGTGGATTACCAGATCAACGATGATATTTCCATCGAAATCCTGACAGCCTACATGGACTATCAATGGGGCTTTGATTCCTATGAAGAGGAAGCCAGCAGCGAGCAATATGTTCGCATGGACGAACAGAATATCACCCTTGATGCAAAACTGAACTTCGGACTCACCAGTGACACGCTGCACGGTTTTATCGGCTTTGCCCACTTCGAAAGAGAGCAGGATTTTAACAGCAGCGGCAGCACCACCTATTTTGGCGATGACGAAAGTACCTCTACAGCGCTTTATGGTGAAGTAACTTACGCACTGACAGACCGACTGAACCTGATCAGCGGCCTACGTGTCGAAAAAGAAGAGCAAGACCGTTACTTCCATTTTACCGCCTACGGCGAGCCCACGAATGACCCTCTTAATACCAATGAAACAATCACTCTCCCCAAAATTGCTCTTCAGTACGACCTGACCGAAGACACCGTCATTTCTGCCAGTGCCCGCAAGGGTTACAATTCAGCTGGTGGCGCCCTTGCTCTTCTTAGCGGTACCCAAGGCACCTCCTCTTATCACTATTACTATTACGATGAAGAAACCGTTAACACCTACGAACTGGCCGTGCGCAGCTCCCTGGCAAACGGCACCATCAGTCTTAGCGGTAACCTCTTCTTCAATGAATACTCCGGCTACCAGGCTCTGAACTCTTCTCGCGTTATCATAAATATGGATGAAGTCGAGACTTACGGTGCGGAAGTTGAAGCAATAGCCATGCTGACACCTCAATGGGAGTTACGTGCCGGCCTGGGCTTACTGGAAACTGAAATCACTGATGCCGGCGCTGAGTACAGCGATGCGAATGGGAATGAACTCAACTCAGCCCCCAATATTACTGCAAACCTGAGTACAAAATACTGGATTACCGATGCTATCAATCTAGGTATCTCTGCAAACTATGTAGGTGAGTACTACGGTGACTTTACCAATACCGAAGAGCGAGTTGCTGGTGATTACGTTTTGACGCGCCTGAATGCTAACTATGAGGGCCAAGACTGGAGCATCTCTGCCTATATCAACAACGCGTTTGACGAAGAGGGATACTTGACTGTTGAGCCGGTCGGGGCTCGTTATCCAGATGGCTACGTAGCTATTGTTGAACCACGTAATATCGGTGTATCCGCTACCTACCATTTCTAA